In the Alkaliphilus oremlandii OhILAs genome, one interval contains:
- a CDS encoding class I SAM-dependent methyltransferase yields MADFNQLFDQWANTYDNTVFSTDNEYTQVFERYETTLQSICDAIQDKKQGLTLEIGVGTGNLTKHLEQQGFQVIGIEPSKQMRRIAKDKLPHIEIVDGHFLSIPVAKTFDSIVTSYAFHHLNLEEKHQALTYLDSFLNQSGKIVIADTMFESEEYKRELLNKVEKDRAYNLLEDLKAEYYEYINDITDIFLNLGYSFTISKMNKYVWIICATKGGL; encoded by the coding sequence ATGGCAGACTTTAATCAATTGTTTGATCAATGGGCTAATACATATGATAACACAGTATTTAGTACTGACAATGAATATACCCAAGTATTTGAAAGGTATGAAACTACACTTCAATCTATCTGTGATGCAATTCAAGATAAGAAACAGGGATTAACTTTAGAAATTGGTGTAGGAACCGGAAACCTTACTAAGCATTTAGAACAACAAGGATTTCAAGTAATTGGTATAGAACCATCTAAACAAATGCGAAGAATCGCTAAAGATAAGTTACCTCATATTGAAATTGTTGATGGTCATTTTTTATCAATTCCAGTGGCAAAAACTTTCGATAGTATTGTCACTTCTTATGCTTTTCATCATCTAAACTTAGAGGAAAAGCATCAAGCGCTTACCTATTTAGATTCTTTTCTTAATCAATCAGGTAAGATTGTAATTGCAGATACAATGTTCGAGTCAGAGGAATACAAGAGAGAATTACTAAATAAAGTAGAGAAAGACAGGGCATATAACCTTTTAGAGGATTTAAAAGCTGAATACTATGAATATATAAATGATATAACGGATATCTTTTTAAATTTAGGCTATTCATTTACTATATCAAAAATGAATAAATATGTTTGGATTATCTGTGCTACTAAAGGAGGGTTATAA
- a CDS encoding zinc ribbon domain-containing protein yields MPTIVCITLFLIMYFFLRDDNKDISYEQPECIACSGCGEKVSITYDYCPNCKEKLKEECNHCKKMININWRYCPYCGTTKENR; encoded by the coding sequence ATGCCAACGATAGTTTGTATTACACTATTTTTAATTATGTACTTCTTCTTAAGAGATGATAATAAAGATATTTCCTATGAACAGCCAGAGTGTATTGCTTGTAGTGGATGTGGAGAAAAGGTTAGTATAACTTATGATTATTGCCCAAATTGTAAGGAGAAGCTAAAAGAAGAATGCAATCATTGTAAGAAAATGATTAATATTAATTGGAGATATTGTCCATACTGTGGAACAACAAAGGAAAATAGGTGA
- a CDS encoding two-component system sensor histidine kinase NtrB, giving the protein MNKDKKSKIVIILLLLLITILHYSTRLRPWGIHDFYRRLYYIPIILAAFKFRLKGGFIVSTLVVLIYAPHLLTYFGELNIEVINQFLESGMFMIIGLITGYLVEQDYKRGKALEHQVIKIANLENYTHNILESIDSGVMAFEANGSLQTINRHIEKILGSKEEVNRFLAQEDIIKQINRVLFGKEKVIKQELRYTKGKDHEIYLEITIYPIINTSKVQEGAVVVVQDVTIVKRLEAEVKRGERLAAVGQLASGIAHEIRNPLGIIKTISQTINQDIKDEEIKEGLDIIQHEIDRANKVIKGILDFARPNKIQDCKIDLEKLLNELVMVTRKFAQQQNVDLRFNILKQNKIQGDPDKLKQAFINIILNGIQAMKDGGKLEITLEESDKKWAVISFKDEGEGISDELLDKIFNPFFTTKESGTGLGLSITHSTIEEHNGKIEFNSKLGEGTNVKVYLPLMDKEDTNE; this is encoded by the coding sequence ATGAACAAGGATAAGAAATCTAAAATAGTAATTATCTTGCTACTTCTTCTAATAACTATATTACATTACTCTACTAGATTAAGGCCATGGGGGATTCATGACTTTTATAGAAGATTATATTATATCCCTATTATATTGGCAGCATTTAAGTTTAGATTAAAAGGAGGATTCATTGTTTCAACTTTAGTGGTATTAATTTATGCTCCACATCTACTGACTTATTTTGGAGAACTTAATATAGAAGTTATCAATCAATTTTTAGAATCAGGAATGTTTATGATCATAGGACTAATAACTGGATATTTAGTGGAGCAGGATTATAAGAGGGGAAAAGCGCTGGAACATCAAGTAATTAAAATTGCAAACTTAGAAAATTATACTCATAATATTCTAGAAAGTATAGATAGTGGAGTTATGGCTTTTGAGGCTAATGGTAGTCTTCAGACTATAAATAGGCACATAGAAAAGATTTTAGGAAGTAAAGAGGAAGTGAATAGATTTTTAGCTCAGGAAGATATAATAAAACAAATTAATAGAGTACTGTTTGGAAAGGAAAAAGTTATTAAACAAGAACTAAGGTACACTAAAGGAAAAGATCATGAAATATATCTTGAAATAACAATCTATCCTATAATAAATACCTCTAAAGTACAAGAAGGTGCTGTAGTTGTAGTTCAGGATGTAACAATAGTTAAAAGGTTAGAAGCGGAGGTAAAGCGTGGAGAAAGATTAGCGGCTGTAGGGCAACTAGCTTCAGGTATTGCACATGAAATACGAAATCCGTTAGGTATTATTAAAACTATAAGTCAAACGATTAACCAAGATATAAAGGATGAAGAAATAAAAGAGGGACTAGATATTATTCAGCATGAAATAGATAGAGCCAATAAGGTAATTAAAGGTATTTTAGATTTTGCAAGGCCTAATAAAATTCAGGACTGCAAAATAGATTTAGAAAAGTTGTTAAATGAATTGGTTATGGTGACACGTAAATTTGCACAACAGCAAAATGTAGATTTAAGGTTTAATATATTAAAGCAAAATAAAATACAAGGAGACCCTGATAAATTAAAACAGGCCTTTATAAATATTATATTAAATGGAATACAAGCTATGAAGGATGGAGGAAAACTTGAGATTACACTTGAAGAAAGTGATAAAAAGTGGGCAGTTATTTCTTTTAAAGATGAAGGGGAAGGAATTTCAGATGAATTATTGGATAAGATTTTTAACCCATTTTTTACTACCAAAGAAAGTGGTACAGGATTAGGATTATCTATAACCCATAGTACTATAGAAGAGCATAATGGCAAAATTGAATTTAATAGTAAATTAGGGGAGGGTACTAATGTTAAGGTATATTTACCTTTAATGGATAAGGAGGATACTAATGAATAA
- a CDS encoding sigma-54-dependent transcriptional regulator, giving the protein MNKRILIIDDEKNMRWAIKKALEKEGYNIYEAENGQDGLEKLEEIYPDLILLDLRMPVMDGMEALQRIKEINQDIPVIMLTAHGTMESAVEAMKLGALDYISKPFDIEELKVLIKKALNVGELKSEVNYLREELEKNTGKTVIGESPKMKKVLEIVERVASTNATILILGESGTGKEVIANTIHYNSDRKDKPYVKVNCGAIPENLIESELFGYEKGAFTGAIARKIGKFERARGGTIFLDEIGELDLGMQVKLLRVLQEREFERVGGNETIKIDIRVIAATNKDLFKMMQEGNFREDLYYRLNVIPIELPALRDRKEDIPLLIEHFLNYYGKEIGRKNMSISKKAMEKLIQYKWSGNIRELENMIERLVILVDGDIIEERHLPSEVFTRTEMDNAFKLPENGVNLEQVEKSLISQALEISNGNQTHAAKLLGITRHTLIYRIEKYNLQDV; this is encoded by the coding sequence ATGAATAAGAGGATATTAATTATAGATGATGAAAAAAATATGCGTTGGGCAATAAAAAAAGCTCTTGAAAAAGAAGGGTATAACATTTACGAGGCAGAAAATGGGCAAGACGGGTTAGAAAAGCTTGAGGAAATTTATCCAGATCTAATTCTTTTAGACTTAAGAATGCCTGTGATGGATGGAATGGAAGCACTTCAAAGAATAAAAGAAATAAATCAGGATATTCCTGTAATCATGCTAACAGCCCATGGCACAATGGAGTCCGCAGTAGAAGCTATGAAACTCGGAGCATTAGATTATATTTCTAAACCATTTGATATAGAGGAACTAAAAGTTTTAATAAAAAAGGCATTAAATGTGGGCGAACTTAAGAGTGAGGTAAATTATTTAAGAGAAGAGCTAGAAAAAAACACTGGAAAAACAGTTATAGGCGAAAGTCCTAAAATGAAAAAGGTTCTAGAAATTGTAGAAAGGGTAGCAAGCACTAATGCTACTATTTTAATACTAGGCGAAAGTGGTACTGGTAAGGAAGTTATTGCAAATACTATTCACTATAACAGCGATCGCAAAGATAAACCCTATGTAAAAGTAAATTGTGGAGCAATTCCAGAAAATCTAATAGAAAGCGAACTCTTTGGATATGAAAAGGGTGCATTTACCGGTGCCATAGCTAGAAAAATTGGTAAATTTGAAAGAGCTAGAGGAGGAACTATTTTCTTAGATGAGATTGGGGAACTAGATTTGGGAATGCAAGTAAAGCTTCTTAGGGTACTGCAAGAAAGAGAATTTGAACGTGTTGGTGGGAATGAGACTATAAAAATTGATATTAGAGTAATTGCTGCAACAAATAAGGATCTTTTTAAAATGATGCAGGAGGGTAATTTTAGAGAAGATCTATACTATAGGCTTAATGTAATTCCAATAGAGCTTCCAGCACTGAGGGATAGAAAAGAAGATATTCCATTATTAATTGAGCATTTTTTAAATTATTATGGAAAGGAAATTGGGAGAAAAAATATGTCTATCAGTAAGAAAGCTATGGAAAAATTAATTCAATATAAATGGAGTGGAAATATCCGTGAGCTTGAAAATATGATAGAAAGATTGGTCATACTTGTAGATGGAGATATTATAGAAGAAAGACATTTACCTAGTGAAGTGTTTACACGCACAGAGATGGATAATGCTTTTAAGCTTCCCGAGAATGGAGTTAATTTAGAACAGGTTGAAAAAAGTTTAATAAGTCAGGCTCTGGAGATTAGTAATGGAAATCAGACACATGCTGCTAAACTTCTAGGAATCACTAGACATACTTTAATCTACAGGATTGAAAAGTATAATCTTCAAGATGTTTAA
- a CDS encoding class I SAM-dependent methyltransferase has protein sequence MNNTEKIRKRYDRASKFYDIFEQPMEMMSLKKWRSEVVKDLKGKVLEVGVGTGKNIPYYPDNIEATAIDFSEKMLEKAREKAERFNKNINLIHMDAQNMDFPDNTFDRVFTTCVFCSVPDPIKGLKEIRRVCKPDGKIIMIEHVRSEKKVLGLIMDILNPLTVNLYGANINRRTVGNIEMAGFTGVEVTNLTGDIVKKIVIYNEK, from the coding sequence ATGAACAATACAGAAAAAATTAGAAAAAGATATGATAGGGCATCAAAGTTTTATGATATATTTGAGCAGCCTATGGAAATGATGTCATTAAAAAAATGGAGATCAGAGGTTGTTAAAGATTTAAAGGGTAAGGTTCTTGAAGTAGGCGTAGGAACAGGCAAGAATATTCCCTATTACCCAGATAATATTGAAGCAACGGCTATTGATTTTAGTGAAAAAATGCTAGAAAAAGCAAGGGAGAAAGCTGAGCGATTCAATAAGAATATCAATTTAATTCATATGGATGCTCAAAATATGGATTTTCCTGATAATACATTTGATAGGGTTTTTACTACATGTGTATTTTGTTCTGTTCCAGATCCAATAAAAGGATTAAAAGAGATAAGGCGAGTATGTAAACCTGATGGGAAAATAATTATGATCGAACATGTAAGAAGTGAGAAAAAAGTATTAGGGCTTATAATGGATATACTGAATCCTCTAACTGTAAATTTATATGGTGCAAATATTAATAGAAGGACTGTAGGGAATATAGAAATGGCAGGATTTACAGGAGTAGAAGTAACAAATTTAACTGGAGATATTGTAAAGAAGATAGTAATTTATAATGAGAAGTAA
- a CDS encoding ZIP family metal transporter translates to MIEFLSEYNIIYVGLTASLIAGLCTGFGAIPIFFTKEVSHKTLDTMLGFAAGVMLAATSFSLIIPAIEYGGSGIQGATITVIGIMLGGIFLDLMDQHTPHNRILKLTPNGERNNLTKVWLFIIAITLHNFPEGLAVGVGFGNGDIGNGMSIAIAIGLQNIPEGLAVALALIREKYSTTKAFLIALITGLIEPLGGIIGVGLVQIAQPILPYALAFSAGAMLYVICDEIIPETQKHSYERRATYGLLIGFVIMMFLDVSLG, encoded by the coding sequence TTGATTGAATTTTTGTCAGAGTATAATATTATCTATGTTGGATTAACTGCTAGCTTAATTGCTGGCCTTTGTACTGGATTTGGTGCTATACCAATATTTTTCACAAAAGAAGTTTCTCATAAAACGTTGGATACAATGCTTGGATTTGCAGCTGGCGTAATGTTGGCAGCCACCTCATTTAGTTTAATTATTCCTGCTATCGAATACGGAGGAAGTGGAATACAAGGTGCAACAATCACCGTAATTGGTATTATGTTAGGTGGGATCTTTTTAGATCTCATGGACCAGCACACCCCACATAATCGTATTTTAAAGCTTACTCCAAATGGAGAACGTAACAATCTTACGAAGGTATGGTTATTTATTATTGCGATAACACTTCATAACTTCCCTGAAGGTTTAGCAGTAGGTGTGGGTTTTGGGAATGGAGATATTGGAAATGGGATGTCGATTGCTATTGCTATCGGACTTCAAAATATTCCTGAAGGTTTAGCCGTAGCATTAGCTTTAATTAGAGAAAAGTATTCTACAACAAAAGCTTTTTTAATTGCCTTAATTACAGGACTTATAGAACCACTTGGTGGTATTATTGGTGTAGGCTTAGTTCAAATTGCACAGCCTATACTTCCTTATGCACTAGCTTTTTCTGCAGGAGCTATGCTCTATGTTATTTGTGATGAAATAATTCCTGAAACTCAAAAACATAGTTATGAACGTAGGGCTACCTATGGGTTGTTAATTGGATTTGTTATCATGATGTTCCTTGATGTTAGCCTCGGCTAA